In Bartonella machadoae, a single genomic region encodes these proteins:
- a CDS encoding YfjI family protein → MDHKNKTDLTNNNGNTSLNDTDNDNTPVSLKEHPCLQAIPYEQALQQMGWGELKPINTALLPVEPFHATQVPLVLGRYIYDIANHQQSPVDFVAVSAICALATVIGNGVRIAPKQHSNNWKIVPNLWGMIIGQPSARKTPAMQAALTPIAHLQKEWYQEWKKQKKRAKIKEILEELNQKEKRKQASKALKKGDSEAANALLSETLSKDNEKDDCLSRFIVNDVTVEKLGELLNENPRGLLMVRDELSGFLANLELKEYQTDRGFYLQVFNGDQLYTYDRIGRGTIHIPNATLSIIGGIQPSRIIPIIQAMLSGKADDGLLQRFQMMVWPDKIKKCTWIDRDPLKDAYKDYEEVFRSFRDKPLGSPEHPIVMRFSPDAQEMFSEWWENHQKEIRRDDLSEPLQAHLAKMDKTIPSLALIFELVEGGRFEITLPSLSMALRWENYLLSHVKRLYAAADILIKERANLIIERCECLPEVFTARDIYRRCWTHLKDKEAVKQALELLCHTNHIRKKFITHQTSKSSTYYEWHPLVKNENARQ, encoded by the coding sequence ATGGACCACAAAAATAAAACTGATTTAACCAATAACAATGGCAATACTTCTTTAAATGATACTGATAACGATAACACCCCTGTCTCTTTAAAGGAGCATCCCTGTTTACAAGCCATCCCTTATGAACAGGCTTTGCAACAAATGGGCTGGGGTGAATTAAAACCGATTAACACCGCTCTTTTACCGGTCGAGCCTTTTCATGCTACACAAGTTCCATTGGTCTTGGGAAGGTATATTTATGATATTGCTAACCATCAACAATCCCCTGTCGATTTTGTGGCTGTCTCTGCTATCTGTGCTTTAGCAACCGTGATTGGCAATGGGGTTCGTATCGCTCCAAAACAGCATAGTAATAATTGGAAGATTGTTCCTAATCTATGGGGGATGATTATTGGTCAACCTTCTGCACGAAAAACACCTGCCATGCAAGCCGCTTTAACACCTATCGCTCACCTGCAAAAAGAATGGTATCAAGAATGGAAAAAACAAAAAAAACGTGCAAAAATTAAAGAAATCCTTGAGGAGCTCAATCAGAAAGAAAAGAGAAAACAAGCTTCTAAAGCTCTTAAAAAAGGAGATTCTGAGGCTGCCAATGCTCTTTTGTCGGAAACCCTTTCTAAAGACAATGAAAAAGATGATTGCCTCTCTCGCTTTATTGTCAATGATGTGACCGTCGAAAAGCTTGGGGAATTACTCAATGAAAACCCGCGGGGATTATTGATGGTTCGTGATGAACTTTCTGGTTTTTTAGCAAACTTGGAACTTAAGGAATATCAAACAGACCGTGGGTTTTATTTACAAGTTTTTAATGGGGATCAACTCTATACCTATGACCGTATTGGGCGTGGAACGATTCATATTCCCAATGCAACCCTTTCCATTATTGGGGGAATACAACCTTCTCGGATTATTCCTATCATTCAGGCAATGCTTTCTGGAAAAGCAGATGATGGTTTATTGCAACGGTTTCAAATGATGGTATGGCCCGATAAGATAAAAAAATGTACATGGATTGATAGAGACCCCTTAAAAGATGCCTATAAAGACTATGAAGAGGTGTTTCGTTCTTTTCGCGATAAACCCTTGGGATCACCTGAACACCCGATTGTGATGCGTTTTTCTCCCGATGCACAAGAGATGTTTAGTGAGTGGTGGGAAAATCATCAGAAAGAGATCAGAAGAGATGATCTCTCTGAACCCTTACAAGCGCATTTAGCAAAAATGGACAAAACCATACCAAGCCTTGCCCTGATTTTTGAACTTGTTGAAGGGGGTCGTTTTGAAATCACTCTCCCTTCTCTTTCCATGGCTTTGCGTTGGGAAAACTATCTGTTAAGTCATGTAAAAAGGCTTTATGCTGCTGCGGATATACTGATAAAAGAGCGTGCAAATTTGATTATAGAGCGCTGTGAATGCTTACCTGAGGTTTTTACTGCTCGTGATATCTACAGACGCTGCTGGACGCATTTAAAGGACAAGGAAGCGGTCAAACAAGCTTTAGAGCTTTTATGCCATACAAACCACATTCGCAAAAAGTTCATAACCCATCAGACAAGTAAATCGAGTACCTATTATGAATGGCATCCTTTGGTAAAAAACGAGAATGCAAGGCAATAA
- a CDS encoding tetratricopeptide repeat protein has protein sequence MIKTSTTLFILSVMWFATTAKSFAVTSAESSNPERSLNTIQEASKKDESFQPLQAGQYDQAYDYYIQGYYLKAFREALRRAEQNDPFAQTLLARIYMEGCALPVDGARAALWFGRAAKQGEPQAQLRYGLMLFDGNFVTQNQELGEQFIQKSLEAGVKESYYYYGQMLLYKASREKQALAGVASQSGEDEANEQALKWFLKGAALGDAEAAFAAAKILSSGTLTRPKDDRNARKLMEAAAKNKHTAAQLLLAKWLIEGRGGETDFQRAFQLLLSNAHHMVAPAQISLARLYRDGIGTKGDIVMAAAWYILAQQGKMQAPDLDIMLEGMDKAQLEKAQKEAIKLLPVF, from the coding sequence ATGATTAAAACAAGCACGACACTGTTCATTTTGAGTGTGATGTGGTTTGCAACCACTGCGAAAAGCTTTGCTGTCACTTCTGCAGAATCCTCAAATCCTGAGCGTTCTTTGAATACCATTCAAGAAGCTTCAAAAAAAGATGAATCTTTCCAGCCCTTACAAGCAGGGCAATATGACCAAGCCTATGACTATTATATCCAAGGCTATTATTTGAAAGCTTTTCGTGAAGCATTAAGACGTGCAGAACAAAATGATCCTTTTGCCCAAACCCTTCTTGCGCGAATTTATATGGAAGGATGCGCCCTTCCCGTTGATGGAGCACGTGCTGCTTTATGGTTTGGACGCGCAGCAAAACAAGGTGAACCACAAGCGCAATTGCGCTATGGCCTCATGTTGTTTGATGGCAATTTTGTTACACAAAATCAAGAGCTTGGTGAACAATTTATTCAAAAATCTCTCGAGGCAGGTGTAAAAGAATCCTATTATTATTATGGACAAATGCTCCTTTATAAGGCTTCGCGGGAAAAGCAGGCTCTCGCTGGTGTCGCTTCACAAAGCGGTGAAGATGAAGCAAATGAGCAAGCACTCAAATGGTTTTTAAAAGGTGCCGCCCTTGGTGATGCTGAGGCTGCTTTTGCTGCGGCAAAAATTCTTTCCTCAGGCACTTTAACACGCCCAAAGGATGACCGTAATGCACGCAAACTCATGGAAGCAGCAGCGAAAAACAAACATACCGCAGCGCAACTTCTTTTAGCAAAATGGCTTATAGAAGGGCGTGGTGGTGAAACGGATTTTCAACGCGCTTTTCAATTGCTTCTCAGCAATGCCCACCATATGGTCGCACCGGCACAAATCTCCCTTGCCAGACTTTATCGAGATGGGATAGGCACAAAAGGCGATATAGTAATGGCAGCGGCGTGGTATATACTTGCACAACAAGGAAAAATGCAAGCACCTGATCTTGACATAATGCTTGAAGGAATGGACAAGGCACAATTAGAAAAAGCACAGAAAGAAGCGATAAAGCTTCTTCCTGTCTTTTAA
- a CDS encoding ABC transporter transmembrane domain-containing protein, with translation MNFFNHSEKSTKPSTTKPSLSSLAIFSPYFVRYRWLFIFAFLALTVAALVTLALPVAIGKMFDHGFSTSSHGHINFYFFILFALALLLALASACRYYCVITLGERIVANLRRDVFVHIMKLSPAFFDKSHSGELVSRLLTDTTQIKLAVGSTASTALRHLIVVIGAIVMMVITNAKLSALVLLAIPFVAIPLIIFGRKVRTRTRAAQDRVADANALATEQVSAIRTVQAFTAEKHVATHFSQLIERAFQTARASVILRSFFTGFAIFLVFSSVVAVLWIGSRDVLNGTMTSGALGQFVLYAVFGATTFAQLSELGAELIQAAGAAERLAELLQEQPAISTPAVPVPLTQPVQGAIVFDQVDFCYPSRPEERVLRSLSFSIKAGETVAFVGASGAGKSTLFSLILRFYDPISGKICFDGVETNRLSLQDLRGAISYVPQEVAIFDGTLRDNIAFGTENVHEEQIIAAAKTANALEFIESLPKGFDTQVGERGTMLSGGQKQRVGIARAILRNAPLLLLDEATSALDANSEKLVQEALEGLMQNRTTLVIAHRLATILKADRILVMDKGAIVEEGTHTQLVAKNGVYAYLAKLQFAHE, from the coding sequence ATGAATTTTTTCAATCATTCAGAAAAATCGACAAAACCCTCCACGACAAAACCTTCATTGTCTTCACTGGCAATTTTTAGCCCTTATTTTGTCCGTTATCGCTGGTTGTTTATCTTTGCCTTTTTGGCTTTGACTGTTGCTGCCCTTGTCACATTAGCGTTGCCCGTTGCTATTGGTAAAATGTTTGATCATGGCTTTTCTACTTCAAGTCACGGTCATATCAATTTTTATTTTTTTATTTTATTTGCCTTAGCTTTGCTTCTCGCACTTGCCTCCGCCTGCCGTTATTATTGCGTCATTACCTTGGGGGAACGGATCGTTGCCAATTTACGGCGTGATGTTTTTGTTCATATTATGAAACTTTCACCGGCTTTTTTTGATAAGTCTCATTCTGGTGAGCTTGTTTCAAGGCTGCTTACCGATACAACACAAATAAAATTAGCCGTTGGCTCCACTGCTTCTACCGCTTTACGCCATCTGATTGTGGTCATCGGCGCAATCGTGATGATGGTAATCACCAATGCTAAATTATCCGCGCTGGTGCTGCTTGCTATTCCCTTTGTTGCTATTCCATTGATTATCTTTGGGCGTAAGGTTCGTACACGCACACGCGCAGCACAAGATCGTGTTGCAGATGCCAATGCGCTGGCAACCGAACAGGTAAGCGCTATTCGCACCGTGCAAGCTTTTACTGCTGAAAAGCATGTTGCGACACATTTTTCACAATTGATTGAACGTGCCTTCCAGACAGCACGGGCTTCTGTAATCTTGCGTTCTTTTTTTACCGGTTTTGCGATTTTTCTGGTTTTTAGCAGTGTGGTTGCTGTTTTATGGATTGGTTCACGAGATGTCTTGAATGGGACTATGACATCAGGCGCTTTAGGTCAATTTGTTCTCTATGCTGTTTTTGGAGCGACAACCTTTGCACAATTATCGGAACTTGGTGCCGAGCTTATCCAAGCGGCAGGTGCTGCTGAACGGCTTGCCGAATTGTTGCAAGAACAGCCTGCCATTTCAACACCAGCAGTTCCTGTGCCATTGACTCAACCTGTCCAAGGCGCAATTGTTTTTGATCAAGTTGATTTCTGTTATCCTTCCAGACCAGAAGAGAGGGTTTTGCGCTCTCTTTCTTTTTCTATCAAAGCGGGTGAAACGGTGGCTTTTGTTGGTGCTTCTGGTGCTGGAAAAAGCACGCTTTTTTCTTTAATCCTTCGTTTTTATGATCCAATCAGCGGAAAAATTTGCTTTGATGGTGTGGAGACAAATCGTCTTTCTTTGCAAGATTTACGCGGTGCCATTTCTTATGTTCCCCAAGAGGTCGCTATTTTTGATGGCACATTGCGTGATAATATTGCTTTTGGTACTGAAAATGTCCATGAAGAGCAAATTATTGCTGCGGCGAAAACAGCCAATGCACTCGAATTTATTGAATCCTTACCAAAGGGTTTTGATACCCAAGTTGGAGAGCGCGGGACAATGCTTTCTGGTGGGCAAAAACAACGTGTCGGTATTGCCCGAGCGATTTTGCGAAATGCACCCCTGCTGCTGCTTGATGAAGCAACTTCAGCCTTAGATGCAAACAGTGAAAAATTGGTGCAAGAAGCTTTAGAAGGATTGATGCAAAATCGCACAACCCTCGTTATTGCGCACCGCTTAGCAACAATTTTAAAAGCAGATCGCATCTTGGTGATGGATAAAGGGGCAATCGTTGAAGAAGGGACACATACGCAACTTGTTGCAAAAAACGGCGTCTATGCCTACCTCGCTAAATTGCAATTTGCACATGAATAA
- a CDS encoding tyrosine-type recombinase/integrase has translation MPLMNRLNARAVATLGAGKYNDGAGLLLHKRKDGGAQWLLRYTIHGRRREMGLGALRNVSLKKARELATQWRSVLHEGRDPIKERDKQKREAMRNLHYLKDIALDAFESRKAELKGDGKDGNWFSPLKLHILPKLGCLPVSEITQNDIRNVLAPIWHTKAGTAGKALNRLNLCLKHAAALGLDVDLQVTEKARALLGKQRHKTQNRPAMDWKDIPAFYKTLCEAPTLTQLALRLLILTGVRTYPLCHIHKDQVEDDIWTIPAENMKGRRDATTEFRVPLSTEALEILKQARLLSRNDFFFSATGRGPLAERCMSVYMKKTGLNACPHGFRSSLRDWLAETTDAPFEVAETILSHMVGGKVERAYRRTDYLEQRRVYMDKWAAYVTSKS, from the coding sequence ATGCCTTTAATGAATCGTCTTAATGCAAGGGCTGTCGCAACATTGGGGGCTGGCAAATATAATGATGGTGCCGGCTTGCTACTTCATAAGCGTAAAGATGGTGGTGCTCAATGGCTTTTACGCTATACTATCCACGGGCGCCGTCGTGAAATGGGATTGGGTGCTTTAAGAAATGTCTCTTTAAAAAAAGCACGTGAATTAGCAACTCAATGGCGTTCTGTTTTGCATGAAGGTCGTGACCCCATTAAAGAACGTGACAAACAAAAACGTGAGGCAATGCGCAATCTCCATTATTTAAAAGATATTGCGTTGGATGCTTTTGAAAGCCGTAAAGCTGAATTAAAAGGAGATGGTAAAGATGGGAATTGGTTTTCACCTTTAAAACTTCATATTCTCCCTAAATTAGGCTGTCTCCCCGTTTCAGAGATTACCCAAAATGATATACGCAATGTGCTCGCTCCCATCTGGCATACAAAAGCTGGGACAGCTGGAAAAGCACTAAACCGCCTTAATCTCTGTCTCAAACATGCTGCTGCCTTGGGTTTGGATGTTGATTTACAAGTAACAGAAAAAGCACGCGCCCTCTTAGGGAAACAACGCCATAAAACGCAAAATAGACCAGCAATGGATTGGAAAGATATACCGGCTTTTTATAAAACACTCTGCGAAGCACCAACCCTAACACAACTGGCTTTGCGTCTACTTATTCTTACAGGCGTTCGTACCTACCCCTTGTGTCATATCCATAAAGATCAAGTTGAAGATGATATATGGACCATCCCTGCTGAGAATATGAAAGGAAGGCGTGATGCTACAACAGAATTTCGCGTGCCTTTATCAACCGAAGCATTAGAAATTTTGAAACAAGCACGCCTGCTATCTCGCAATGATTTCTTTTTTTCTGCAACCGGTCGTGGTCCTCTTGCTGAGAGGTGTATGTCAGTCTACATGAAAAAAACTGGACTTAATGCCTGCCCGCATGGTTTTCGGTCTAGTTTACGCGATTGGTTAGCTGAAACAACCGATGCCCCTTTTGAGGTCGCAGAAACCATTCTAAGTCATATGGTTGGGGGTAAAGTAGAGCGTGCTTACCGTCGTACTGATTATTTAGAGCAGCGCCGTGTTTATATGGATAAATGGGCGGCTTATGTCACAAGCAAATCTTAA
- a CDS encoding helix-turn-helix domain-containing protein has protein sequence MIIINQCVVGKKIRFRRKMLKMSQKELGQSLNLSAQQIQKYETGLNRVSAGRLQEIAEKLDVPLSFFYTEILTKQQPPYHHDEIISSKEEYLLLKSFRVLNSVKQKAILQLISDQKESF, from the coding sequence ATTATCATTATAAATCAATGCGTTGTCGGCAAAAAAATCCGCTTTAGAAGAAAAATGTTGAAAATGTCTCAGAAAGAATTGGGGCAATCTTTAAATCTAAGCGCGCAACAAATTCAAAAATATGAAACAGGTCTCAATCGTGTAAGCGCTGGGCGTTTGCAGGAAATTGCTGAAAAACTCGATGTGCCCCTGTCCTTTTTTTACACTGAGATCTTAACAAAACAACAGCCGCCATATCATCACGATGAGATCATCTCGAGCAAAGAGGAATACTTGCTTTTAAAAAGCTTCAGAGTTCTAAATTCTGTAAAACAAAAAGCCATTTTACAGCTCATCTCTGATCAAAAGGAAAGTTTTTAA
- the rpmE gene encoding 50S ribosomal protein L31: MKANIHPDYHKITVVMTDGTQYTTRSTWGKEGAVLNLDIDPTTHPAWTGGSQTLVDRGGRVSKFKNRFGNLGL; encoded by the coding sequence ATGAAAGCGAATATTCATCCAGACTATCACAAAATTACCGTTGTTATGACGGATGGCACCCAATATACCACACGCTCCACTTGGGGAAAAGAAGGTGCTGTCCTTAATCTCGATATTGATCCAACGACCCATCCCGCTTGGACCGGTGGGTCTCAAACCCTTGTAGACCGTGGTGGACGCGTCTCTAAATTCAAAAATCGTTTTGGAAATCTCGGCTTATAA
- a CDS encoding helix-turn-helix transcriptional regulator codes for MTENDVLLTDRESAKLLHISVSTFRRHVTNGSLPKPLKFGSLSRWLKSDLMNVIEKAKTQRQHLSDVA; via the coding sequence ATGACTGAAAATGATGTTCTTCTTACAGACCGCGAAAGTGCAAAATTATTGCATATAAGCGTTTCAACATTTCGTCGCCATGTCACCAATGGATCTTTACCAAAGCCCTTAAAGTTTGGTTCTTTATCGCGTTGGTTAAAATCGGATCTGATGAATGTGATTGAAAAAGCCAAAACGCAACGTCAACATCTCAGTGATGTGGCATAA
- a CDS encoding inositol monophosphatase family protein: MAHSAIMNVMVQAAMKAGRSLVRDYGEVQNLQVSLKGPADYVSQADRKAEKIIFNELSKARPTFGFLMEESEEIIGEDSQHRFIVDPLDGTTNFLHGIPFFAVSIALETQGKIVAGVIYNPVSDELFTAERGGGAFLNDRRCRVSARRKLEDCVIATGMPHLGRSDHGAYLIELRNVMAEVAGLRRFGAAALDLAYVAAGRTDGFWEDNLQIWDMAAGILMVRESGGFVTDKEGGDAIFRKKNIIAGNERIRKKLEETLKKGL, from the coding sequence ATGGCCCATTCTGCAATCATGAATGTCATGGTGCAAGCCGCGATGAAAGCTGGACGCTCTCTGGTGCGTGATTATGGTGAAGTACAAAATTTGCAAGTCTCTTTGAAAGGACCAGCAGATTATGTAAGTCAAGCTGATCGTAAAGCTGAAAAAATTATTTTCAATGAATTGAGCAAAGCACGACCAACATTTGGGTTTCTGATGGAAGAATCTGAAGAAATCATTGGCGAAGATTCACAGCACCGTTTCATTGTTGATCCCTTGGATGGCACGACAAATTTTCTTCATGGCATTCCTTTTTTTGCTGTTTCTATTGCCTTAGAAACTCAAGGAAAAATCGTTGCTGGTGTTATTTACAATCCTGTCAGTGATGAACTTTTCACTGCTGAACGCGGTGGTGGTGCTTTTTTAAACGACCGGCGCTGTCGTGTTTCGGCACGCAGAAAATTAGAAGATTGTGTTATTGCCACGGGCATGCCCCATTTGGGCCGTTCAGACCACGGCGCCTATCTTATTGAATTGCGCAATGTGATGGCAGAAGTTGCGGGTCTTCGCCGTTTTGGCGCAGCAGCTCTTGATTTGGCCTATGTTGCTGCTGGAAGAACCGACGGATTTTGGGAAGATAATCTGCAAATTTGGGATATGGCTGCTGGAATACTGATGGTTCGCGAATCCGGTGGTTTTGTCACCGATAAAGAAGGGGGCGACGCGATATTTCGCAAAAAAAATATCATTGCCGGCAATGAACGCATTCGCAAAAAATTAGAAGAAACACTCAAAAAAGGTCTTTAA
- a CDS encoding class I fructose-bisphosphate aldolase, with product MNERLEERALALVTAGKGILAADESTATIGKRFASIGVESNEENRRAYREMLFSAKEAMESAISGVILFDETIRQKASSGQMLTDLIREAGALPGIKVDSGAKPLAAFPQETITEGLDGLRERLKDYYALGARFAKWRAVIAIDAQALPTRGAIRQNAQALARYAALCQETGLVPIVEPEVLMDGVSRQHSIARCFEVTHAVLQTVFQELFEARVSLEGMVLKPNMVIDGKDARRASVEEVAEKTVQVLKQTVPAAVPGIAFLSGGQSDQEATAHLSAMNALGTLPWKLTFSYGRALQAAALKAWGGKAENIAVAQKAFCHRARMNHLAALGQWTKEHEQSCA from the coding sequence ATGAATGAACGTCTTGAAGAGAGAGCACTTGCTCTGGTAACTGCTGGTAAGGGTATTTTGGCTGCTGATGAAAGTACTGCGACGATTGGAAAGCGTTTTGCAAGCATTGGTGTTGAATCCAATGAAGAGAATCGTCGCGCTTATCGTGAAATGCTTTTTAGCGCAAAAGAAGCCATGGAAAGTGCCATTTCTGGTGTCATCTTATTTGATGAAACCATTCGTCAAAAAGCCTCATCTGGGCAAATGTTGACAGATCTTATTCGTGAGGCGGGTGCTTTACCCGGTATTAAAGTTGATAGTGGGGCTAAACCCTTGGCTGCTTTTCCTCAGGAAACGATTACAGAAGGGTTGGATGGTCTTCGTGAGCGGTTAAAAGACTATTATGCTTTAGGAGCACGTTTTGCCAAATGGCGGGCGGTGATTGCAATTGATGCACAGGCTTTGCCCACAAGAGGAGCAATACGCCAAAATGCACAAGCTCTCGCGCGTTATGCTGCTTTGTGTCAAGAAACTGGACTTGTGCCGATTGTTGAACCGGAAGTACTAATGGATGGGGTTTCGCGTCAGCATTCGATTGCACGCTGCTTTGAGGTAACACATGCTGTCTTACAGACGGTGTTTCAAGAATTGTTTGAGGCACGGGTTAGCTTGGAGGGTATGGTTTTAAAACCCAATATGGTGATTGATGGAAAAGATGCCCGCAGAGCTTCTGTTGAAGAGGTGGCGGAAAAAACGGTTCAGGTTCTTAAACAAACAGTCCCTGCTGCTGTTCCAGGAATTGCTTTTCTCTCTGGAGGACAATCTGATCAGGAAGCAACGGCGCATTTGTCTGCTATGAATGCTTTGGGCACATTGCCTTGGAAATTGACCTTTTCTTATGGACGTGCTTTGCAAGCCGCTGCCTTAAAGGCATGGGGTGGAAAAGCTGAAAATATTGCTGTTGCGCAAAAGGCTTTTTGTCATCGTGCTCGAATGAACCATTTGGCTGCTTTAGGACAATGGACAAAAGAGCACGAGCAATCTTGTGCTTAG
- the efp gene encoding elongation factor P: MKINGNEIRPGNVIEHQGSLWVAVKCNAVKPGKGGAFNQVEMKNLIDGTKLNERFRAAETVERVRLEQKDFTFLYEQGDALVFMDSQSYEQLELQKDFVGERAAFLQDGMTVTVELYQEKPIGISLPDQVTVTIAEADPAIKGQTVTSSYKPAVLENGMRILVPPFINAGERIIVDTNELIYLRRANEK; encoded by the coding sequence ATGAAAATTAATGGCAACGAAATTCGCCCTGGTAACGTTATTGAACATCAAGGCAGCCTATGGGTCGCTGTTAAATGCAATGCTGTAAAACCAGGAAAAGGTGGTGCATTTAATCAAGTTGAAATGAAAAATTTAATTGATGGTACAAAACTCAATGAACGGTTTCGTGCCGCTGAAACGGTTGAACGCGTGCGACTGGAACAAAAGGATTTTACTTTCCTTTATGAACAAGGGGATGCTTTGGTTTTTATGGATTCCCAATCCTATGAACAACTTGAATTACAAAAAGACTTTGTTGGTGAACGTGCCGCTTTTCTACAAGATGGCATGACTGTCACCGTTGAACTTTATCAAGAAAAGCCTATCGGCATATCACTTCCAGATCAAGTCACAGTAACGATTGCAGAAGCTGATCCTGCCATCAAAGGGCAAACAGTCACCTCCTCCTATAAGCCTGCTGTTCTTGAAAACGGTATGCGGATTCTTGTCCCGCCTTTTATTAATGCTGGCGAACGTATCATTGTTGATACCAATGAGCTGATTTATTTGCGTCGAGCCAATGAAAAATAA
- a CDS encoding phosphoglycerate kinase has protein sequence MGFRTLDDVDVAGKRVLVRVDFNVPMAQGKVCDETRLKRHKETLVELQRRDAKLILLSHCGRPKGKVEPEFSLHPVASVLEKIMNQPVAFASDCIGPAAQIAIEALKNGGILLLENVRFHSGEEENDCSFAEALAHHGDLYVNDAFSVSHRAHASVEGITHLLPSYAGRSLQSELQALEKGLGHPARPVVALVGGAKVSSKLFVLNHLLEKVDYLVIGGGMANSFLAAKGVRVGKSLCEHALMETVKKIIEKAQQCQCTILLPVDAMVGFRFEKNAPHRLYDIGDIPEEGMILDIGTRSIENINAVIDDAATLVWNGPLGVFEMPPFDKGTIAVARHAAKCSLAGQLVSIAGGGDTVFALNQAGVADDFTYLSTAGGAFLEWMEGKVLPGILALMQD, from the coding sequence ATGGGTTTTCGTACACTTGATGATGTTGATGTTGCGGGAAAACGTGTTCTTGTGCGGGTCGACTTTAATGTTCCTATGGCGCAGGGTAAGGTCTGTGATGAGACGCGTCTCAAACGACATAAAGAGACACTGGTAGAATTGCAAAGGCGGGATGCTAAGCTTATTTTGCTTTCTCATTGTGGGCGCCCCAAGGGAAAGGTGGAACCAGAATTTTCTCTCCATCCTGTTGCATCAGTGCTGGAAAAAATCATGAATCAGCCGGTCGCTTTTGCATCAGATTGTATCGGTCCAGCAGCACAGATAGCAATTGAGGCATTGAAAAATGGTGGTATTTTGCTGCTTGAAAATGTGCGTTTTCATTCAGGGGAAGAAGAAAATGATTGTTCTTTTGCTGAAGCCTTAGCCCATCATGGTGATCTCTATGTGAATGATGCTTTTTCAGTCTCTCATCGTGCCCATGCTTCAGTGGAGGGTATAACACATTTATTGCCTTCTTACGCAGGTCGTTCCTTGCAAAGTGAATTGCAGGCATTAGAAAAGGGGCTTGGTCATCCAGCGCGTCCAGTGGTTGCACTGGTTGGAGGGGCAAAGGTTTCTAGTAAGCTGTTTGTGCTGAATCATTTGCTGGAAAAGGTCGATTATTTGGTAATCGGTGGTGGTATGGCTAACAGCTTTCTAGCCGCAAAAGGCGTGCGCGTTGGAAAGTCACTGTGTGAACATGCGCTCATGGAAACAGTGAAAAAAATTATTGAAAAAGCACAACAATGCCAATGTACCATTCTGCTCCCTGTTGATGCAATGGTTGGATTTCGCTTTGAAAAAAATGCACCGCATCGTCTCTATGATATTGGAGATATTCCCGAAGAAGGCATGATTTTGGATATTGGGACACGCTCTATTGAAAATATTAATGCCGTGATTGATGATGCTGCTACCCTTGTGTGGAATGGACCACTTGGGGTTTTTGAAATGCCGCCCTTTGATAAAGGAACGATTGCCGTTGCTCGCCATGCAGCAAAATGCAGTTTAGCAGGACAGTTGGTTTCTATTGCTGGAGGGGGAGATACGGTTTTTGCCCTCAATCAAGCCGGTGTTGCTGATGATTTTACTTATCTTTCAACAGCTGGAGGTGCTTTCTTAGAGTGGATGGAAGGAAAAGTCCTTCCTGGTATTCTTGCCCTCATGCAGGATTAA